Part of the Roseofilum casamattae BLCC-M143 genome, ATACCGTTTTCACGGCCGTTTAGTTGTTATAACCGAGCGGAAGTTAAGAGCACGAATCTTTCTTTGGTTTATGGCTCTGAGGCGAAGCCAAATCAGGGGAATATTGGGGGTATTTAAGTATATATAATCAGCCGGCAGATTCGATGGGGCGATCGGTGAGGGTTTGCGCTCGAGAATTACGATCTGCCGATCGCCAACGAGCATAACTTCAGATTATCTTCCACAGAGTCAGAGGTTATCCCCTAGGGGGGGATGCTAGGCTAGAAAACAATGAAATCTGAGGAAATTACCATGGTTGCGACTCCAGAAAAACAGTCCGAACATCCTCTCGTTAGCGATCGCCAAGACTCCCGCGTTGCCGTACTGCTGATGGGATACGGAGAAGTGGAAAGCTATGATGACTTCGCTAACTATAACGAACAGGCTCTCAATTTGCTCACGGCTAAGTTTGCTCCGGTTCCAACTTGGATCTATCCTCCCCTCGCCAAACTGTTGGCGTTGTTTGACTTGCATGAATGGAACCATCAACACGGGCACTTCATTTCTCCACACAACGCGATTTTCGAGAAGCAGCGTGCGGGGATTGAAGCAAATCTACAAGAGCGATGGGGCGATCGCATCAAGGTCTTCAAAGCGTTTAATTTTTGCGCGCCTTTTCTGCCAGAACAAGTGTTAGCACAAATTAAAAGTGAAGGGTTTGATAAACTCTTAATCTATCCTCTATTAGTGGTCGATTCTATTTTCACTAGCGGTATTGCTGTCGAGCAAGTCAACCAAGCCCTGTCTCGAGATAACTCCGAGCAGCATTGGGTTACAGGAGAGCGATATATTCCTTCTTTTTATAACCAACCAGACTACATTGCCCTTATGGCGGATCTGGTGGAAGCGAAAATTGCCGAAGAGTTGCGCGATCGCTGTTTGCCATCCCAAACCGGGATTGTCTTGATGAATCATGGATGTCCTCATAAAGCAAAAGGATTTACCTCCGGAATTACGGAGAGTCAAACGCTTTATGATTTAGTTCGCGATCGTCTTATCTACAAATATCCACTAATCTCTGTGGGCTGGCTCAATCACGATACCCCCCTAATTGAGTGGACGCAACCTCATGCTCGGTTAGCTGCTGAAAACTTAATTCAACTTGGAGCGAAATCGATTCTATTTATGCCTATTGGTTTCGTGACCGAGAATCACGAGACTTTGTTGGATGTGGAGCATATTATTGAAGCCTTGCAACGTCAGTATCCGGACATTGCTTATATCCAAATGGAATGTGCGAACGAGCATCCACAGTTCCTAAAAATGGCTGCAAATTGGGCAAATCCTCACATTGAAGAGCTATTCTCCCAGAGCGCTTTAGCCGTGGATTCAACTGGGGAAATCGATCGCGATCGCGCTCATCATCACCACACTCATCATCACACTCATCACCACCATGACGGCCACCACCATCATCATTAGATCGCGATCGTAGGGGTTGACTACGGGCAGGGCTTTGCACGATGAACGGTCATCGTCGTCACCAACAATGTGATATTCTGTCTGGCAATAACTTTCACCACTTGGTCGGTCACTAAGGGAAACTCTTCCCGAGATGTGGCCGGCCACCAAGAACCTTGAAAATACACTCGTCCTCGCTGGTAGGGGAGTACGGTTTGGTCAACCGTAGCCTCTCCTTCAATTGGAACAACTGGATCCGAGCAAGTACCGGGAAACGATTTTGGATCGGGCAGCCTCGAAGTCTCTGGCTCTAACGGCTGCTGCACTGAATCGCGCATCTGGTCTAAAAATGACAGGAATGCTATCCTAGGATTAGGACTGGAAAAAGAAGTCATTGTGATGCCTCCTGAGCCAATATACAAGTCTCAGATTTAAACACTCATGTGACCCTTATACAGCAAAGCATAAATCCTTGTCAAGCCTTGTTACAATTGTAGACTTACCGTTACATATCTTTGCGCTACCATTCAGAGATTGTAGGCGCGTTTGCAAAAATTGCGATCGCGAACGAACTCAGGCAGAGTACTGAAGGTATTCACAGGCAGGAGAGGAAAGAAGAAGAGCTTTCCACGCGTTA contains:
- a CDS encoding ferrochelatase codes for the protein MVATPEKQSEHPLVSDRQDSRVAVLLMGYGEVESYDDFANYNEQALNLLTAKFAPVPTWIYPPLAKLLALFDLHEWNHQHGHFISPHNAIFEKQRAGIEANLQERWGDRIKVFKAFNFCAPFLPEQVLAQIKSEGFDKLLIYPLLVVDSIFTSGIAVEQVNQALSRDNSEQHWVTGERYIPSFYNQPDYIALMADLVEAKIAEELRDRCLPSQTGIVLMNHGCPHKAKGFTSGITESQTLYDLVRDRLIYKYPLISVGWLNHDTPLIEWTQPHARLAAENLIQLGAKSILFMPIGFVTENHETLLDVEHIIEALQRQYPDIAYIQMECANEHPQFLKMAANWANPHIEELFSQSALAVDSTGEIDRDRAHHHHTHHHTHHHHDGHHHHH
- a CDS encoding NfeD family protein is translated as MTSFSSPNPRIAFLSFLDQMRDSVQQPLEPETSRLPDPKSFPGTCSDPVVPIEGEATVDQTVLPYQRGRVYFQGSWWPATSREEFPLVTDQVVKVIARQNITLLVTTMTVHRAKPCP